From the genome of Tolypothrix sp. NIES-4075:
TTTGACTGGGAACAACGGAGGAGAGGAGGAGGGGGGGAAGGGGGGAGAGGGGGAGTGGGGGAGAAATTACAGACAGTAAATCACCTAAGGTTGCTTTTTGGGCTAATTGTTCTACGGTTTCTGCACGAAGATAGACACTATCCCAAACTTGGCAAAGTTTCTCACCTGCAAATAATGCCCAATGTAAGCGAGAATTGCCAATTTCTAAAGCTAGCCAAAGATTTTCTGACATTGGGCATTGGGAAAAAGGTAATTGGTAATGGTTCAGAGGCAACTCTTAACAGGGAATAGGGAACTCTTAAACCCATGTTTAAAAACGATTTGCTTGAAATAATGATGCTGTTTTTTTCGTTGCACTCTCCCTCAAAAAACATCTTTTTTTTTGACGCTCGCTTTAAACTCAGCAACTAAAGTTTCTTATCTGTTTCCTGTTCCCTCTTCCCTCTTCCCTTCTTTTAGTAATGGGTAATGATTCTTTCCCCAGTCCCCAGTCCCCAGTTTTGATTTACACTTTTATTTTTCTTAAGTTAACCATAGATTTTTTAAAAAAAATTAATAATTAACTCGTGTCACAATAAAACCAGAGGGAAAATACTCATTTGCGTAAGGAGGGGAGTATGGTAGCACTCACCGAAAGAACTGAAAAAAAACTGACTATGCAGACTGCCGATATTGCTGACCAAACTACGGCAATTCGGTCTTTGGATTGGGATCGCGATCGCTTTGACATTGAGTTTGGTTTGCAAAACGGTACTACCTACAACTCGTTTCTCATCCGTGGTGAACAAACGGCTTTAGTTGATACGTCTCATGAAAAGTTTCGTCAGCTGTTTTTCGATACCCTCACCGGACTGATTAACCCAACTGAAATTAATTATCTAATTATCAGTCATACCGAGCCAGACCACAGCGGCTTAGTTAAAGATTTGTTACAAATCGCCCCAGAAATCACCGTTGTCGGTTCTAAGGTGGCAATTCAGTTTTTAGAGGATATGGTACACAGACCGTTTAAACGACGGATTGTGAAAAATGGCGATCGCTTAGATTTGGGCAACGGACACGAACTTGAATTTGTGATTGCACCAAACTTACACTGGCCCGATACCATGTTCAGTTTCGACCATAAAACCCAAATTCTCTTTACTTGCGATGCTTTCGGCTTGCATTATTGCACAGATAGCACCTTTGATGAAGATTTGGCAGCGATTGAAGCAGATTATCAATATTACTACGACTGTTTGATGGGACCGAATGCGCGGTCAGTACTGTCTGCACTCAAGCGCATGGACGAACTGCCAAACATCAAGACGATCGCCACCGGTCACGGACCACTATTATACCACAACGTTGAAGAATTAACTCTGCGTTATCGCAATTGGAGCAAAACCCAAACAAAAGCAGAAACTACCGTAGGAGTATTTTACGTTTCCGGTTACGGATATAGCGATCGCCTTGCTCAAGCAATTGCCACAGGTATCACCAAAACTGGTGTAGCGGTGGAAATGGTAGACTTGCGATCAGCAACAGACTTACAAGAATTGCAGGAACTTGTCAGCCGTTGTACGGGACTTGTGGTAGGAATGCCTCCTGCTGATGCTGCTAATATTCAACCAGCCCTCGGCACTATTTTAGGTTCTGCCAAAGAAAAACAAGCTGTAGGGATATTTGAATCAGGGGGTGGCAATGACGAACCGATTGATCCTCTACTAAATAAATTCCGCAATTTAAGTTTAACAGTAGCCTTTCCAGGAATTCGGATTAAAGAAACACCCAACGAAAATACCTACAAGCTGTGTGAAGAAGCGGGAACAGACTTAGGACAATGGGTAACACGCGATCGCAGCATGAAAGCGATGAAATCCCTCGCTGCTGACTTAGACAAAGCACTAGGAAGAATCAGCGGTGGATTATACATTATTACGGCAAAAAAAGGCGATGTCAAAAGCGCCATGCTTGCCTCTTGGGTAAGTCAAGCCAGCTTCAAACCACTAGGATTAAGCATTGCCGTAGCCAAAGATAGAGCGATAGAATCACTCATGCAAGTAGGCGATCGCTTTGTTTTAAACGTTTTGGAAGAAGGCAATTACCAACCGCTGATGAAGCACTTTTTGAAGCGGTTCGCCCCAGGTGCCGATCGTTTTGAAGGCGTCAAAACTCAGCCCGCTGAAAACGGTTCCCCAATCTTAACTGATGCTTTAGCATATATTGAGTGCGAAGTCAATAGTAGGATGGAAGTCAACGACCATTGGATAGTTTACTGTACCGTTGATGCCGGTCGCGTCAGCAAACCAGACTCCTTGACAGCAGTACATCATAGAAAAGTTGGAAACCACTATTAAAAAGTTAAAAGTTAGGAGTTGTAGAGACGCGAAATTTCGCGTCTCTACAGGAATTAGGAGTTAGGAGTTATGCAAACAAATAAACCCCGTGACGTTCAAGTTCTCCCGATTGGTACAGATACAACAGTATTGCGATCGCGCAGCTGGACAAGGTTAAGATTTGAAATTGAATACGCGCTTGCCAAAGGTACAACTGCGAATTCTTATTTAATTCAAGGTGATAAAATTGCCCTTATCGATCCTCC
Proteins encoded in this window:
- a CDS encoding diflavin flavoprotein: MVALTERTEKKLTMQTADIADQTTAIRSLDWDRDRFDIEFGLQNGTTYNSFLIRGEQTALVDTSHEKFRQLFFDTLTGLINPTEINYLIISHTEPDHSGLVKDLLQIAPEITVVGSKVAIQFLEDMVHRPFKRRIVKNGDRLDLGNGHELEFVIAPNLHWPDTMFSFDHKTQILFTCDAFGLHYCTDSTFDEDLAAIEADYQYYYDCLMGPNARSVLSALKRMDELPNIKTIATGHGPLLYHNVEELTLRYRNWSKTQTKAETTVGVFYVSGYGYSDRLAQAIATGITKTGVAVEMVDLRSATDLQELQELVSRCTGLVVGMPPADAANIQPALGTILGSAKEKQAVGIFESGGGNDEPIDPLLNKFRNLSLTVAFPGIRIKETPNENTYKLCEEAGTDLGQWVTRDRSMKAMKSLAADLDKALGRISGGLYIITAKKGDVKSAMLASWVSQASFKPLGLSIAVAKDRAIESLMQVGDRFVLNVLEEGNYQPLMKHFLKRFAPGADRFEGVKTQPAENGSPILTDALAYIECEVNSRMEVNDHWIVYCTVDAGRVSKPDSLTAVHHRKVGNHY